The Flavobacterium marginilacus genome window below encodes:
- a CDS encoding ExbD/TolR family protein, whose amino-acid sequence MSIKRKRRFHAEVATSSLSDIMFFLLLFFLIISTLANPNVIKMTLPKAKSHEKTNKQFISLSVTEDKKFFIDKQPVAFEELETTLMSKIDTQKDQTVVVRIPFNLQVQDLVDVLQIGVKNNLKFVIATSPK is encoded by the coding sequence ATGTCCATCAAAAGAAAAAGAAGATTTCACGCCGAGGTCGCCACTTCGTCCTTGAGTGACATTATGTTTTTTTTACTGCTGTTTTTCCTGATTATTTCCACTTTGGCGAATCCAAACGTGATAAAAATGACACTGCCAAAGGCAAAATCCCATGAAAAAACCAACAAACAATTCATCAGTTTGTCAGTTACAGAGGACAAGAAATTCTTCATCGACAAACAGCCCGTTGCTTTCGAAGAACTCGAAACTACGTTGATGTCTAAAATTGATACCCAAAAAGACCAAACCGTGGTTGTCCGGATTCCGTTCAATCTCCAGGTTCAGGATTTGGTCGATGTATTGCAGATAGGAGTGAAGAACAACTTAAAATTTGTCATCGCCACAAGTCCCAAATAA
- a CDS encoding Gfo/Idh/MocA family protein, whose product MKNISRRTFVNKFGLGVGAAAVMTTLPSYITSSEKTEKPYTGKKLNIALCGLGNYAGMLAAGIEASEYCNLSGIVTGTPEKAVKWKKQYNIPEKNIYNYQNFDEIVNNKDIDLVYVVLPSGLHKEFVIRSAKAGKNVITEKPMAVSPADCEEMIKACNDNNVQLAIGYRLHYEPTHLEIKRLGQEKVFGQVRFIEASLGYKTYDTLDKKTIVDKNNRSEWRLNKKLGGGALMDLGIYCIQASRYVLGEEPIAVTAQFGPVNNKDRFSETEESISWQMEFPSGAVANCNTSCGYYIDRFYASADEGSFELSPALSYGPFVGRTSEKELKFPVINQQKTQLDEICKVLLENKKLPDHITGEEGLKDIKIINAVYKAAETGKKIFLK is encoded by the coding sequence ATGAAAAACATTTCACGACGCACGTTTGTTAATAAATTTGGTTTGGGTGTTGGAGCAGCTGCTGTTATGACAACACTTCCTTCTTACATAACTTCATCAGAAAAGACTGAGAAACCATATACTGGGAAGAAGTTAAATATAGCGCTTTGCGGTTTAGGAAATTACGCAGGTATGTTAGCCGCAGGAATTGAAGCTTCCGAGTACTGCAATTTATCGGGAATAGTAACTGGCACACCTGAAAAAGCGGTAAAGTGGAAGAAACAGTATAATATTCCCGAAAAGAACATTTATAATTATCAGAATTTCGATGAGATTGTCAATAATAAAGATATAGATTTAGTTTATGTTGTTTTACCAAGCGGTCTGCACAAAGAATTTGTAATCCGTTCTGCAAAAGCAGGCAAAAATGTAATTACAGAAAAACCAATGGCAGTTTCTCCTGCCGATTGTGAAGAAATGATAAAAGCCTGCAATGATAATAATGTTCAATTGGCTATTGGTTATCGCCTGCATTATGAGCCAACACATTTGGAAATTAAAAGATTAGGACAAGAAAAAGTTTTTGGACAAGTGCGGTTTATAGAAGCATCGCTAGGTTATAAAACATATGACACTCTAGATAAAAAAACAATTGTTGATAAGAATAACCGAAGTGAATGGAGACTGAATAAGAAATTAGGCGGAGGCGCTTTAATGGATTTAGGGATTTATTGTATTCAGGCGAGCCGTTACGTTTTAGGTGAAGAACCCATTGCGGTTACTGCACAATTTGGTCCGGTGAACAATAAAGACAGGTTTTCGGAGACCGAGGAAAGCATTTCCTGGCAGATGGAATTTCCGAGCGGTGCTGTAGCAAACTGCAATACTTCCTGCGGTTACTATATTGACAGGTTTTATGCATCGGCAGATGAGGGCAGTTTTGAATTAAGCCCCGCATTGAGTTATGGACCTTTTGTTGGCAGAACATCAGAAAAGGAATTGAAATTTCCTGTAATAAATCAGCAGAAAACACAATTGGATGAAATTTGTAAAGTATTGTTAGAAAATAAAAAACTGCCTGATCATATCACAGGAGAAGAAGGATTAAAGGATATAAAAATTATTAATGCAGTTTATAAAGCAGCAGAAACAGGAAAGAAAATTTTCTTGAAATAA
- a CDS encoding phytanoyl-CoA dioxygenase family protein: MNDTAKHKQELLDNGFSVINDIYSIDEVNSILTAINTADTSKDTFRKSSDLFAIRQFLKELPQITDLIFNDKLKTIIEQILGSNFFVVKSIYFNKPETSNWYVSYHQDLTISVDKKIELNSFGPWTTKQNQFAVQPPTEILENITTIRIHLDDTDENNGALRVVPKSHLKKIYRPETINWDIETETACSVKQGGLMLMKPLTLHSSNRTTNNRKRRVIHIEFSNTELPKELKWAERINLN; this comes from the coding sequence ATGAACGACACGGCAAAACATAAACAAGAACTTTTAGACAACGGATTTTCTGTTATTAACGATATATATTCTATTGATGAAGTAAACAGTATCCTGACAGCTATTAACACTGCTGATACTTCAAAAGATACATTTAGAAAATCATCCGATTTATTTGCTATCAGACAATTTCTAAAAGAACTGCCACAGATAACTGACCTAATTTTTAATGACAAATTAAAAACTATTATCGAACAGATTTTAGGCAGCAATTTTTTTGTGGTCAAAAGCATCTATTTTAACAAACCTGAAACTTCCAATTGGTATGTTTCTTATCATCAAGACTTAACAATTTCAGTTGATAAAAAAATTGAACTTAACAGCTTTGGCCCTTGGACAACTAAACAAAATCAATTTGCAGTTCAGCCGCCAACAGAGATTTTAGAAAACATAACAACCATTAGAATTCACCTTGACGACACAGACGAAAATAATGGCGCTTTGCGGGTTGTGCCTAAATCACATCTAAAGAAAATTTACAGACCCGAGACAATTAATTGGGACATTGAAACAGAAACTGCCTGCTCTGTAAAACAAGGCGGATTAATGCTGATGAAACCATTGACATTACACAGTTCAAACAGAACAACTAACAACAGAAAAAGACGAGTTATACATATTGAATTTTCAAACACTGAATTGCCGAAAGAACTTAAATGGGCAGAACGGATAAACTTAAACTGA
- a CDS encoding GNAT family N-acetyltransferase: MNKGLQNFPILITERLTLRQLSIDDTAEILLLRSDDEINKFFNRKPSRTLNDALHFIKIIIENDDTFYWAVTKTGDEKLIGTICLFDFEDDTAKCEIGYELRTEYQGQGIMAEAARNVIQYAADTLGIKTIDASTHKDNKSSTTLLQKLNFKNLESINPENPNLISFRLIKFK; the protein is encoded by the coding sequence ATGAATAAAGGTCTCCAAAATTTCCCAATATTAATAACTGAAAGGCTAACGCTCCGGCAGCTTTCAATTGATGATACTGCAGAAATTTTACTGTTGCGCTCTGACGACGAAATAAATAAATTTTTCAACAGGAAACCAAGCAGAACATTAAACGATGCTTTGCACTTCATCAAAATTATTATTGAAAATGACGATACTTTTTATTGGGCGGTTACAAAAACTGGCGACGAAAAACTAATTGGTACAATCTGTCTGTTTGACTTCGAAGATGATACGGCGAAATGCGAAATCGGATACGAACTAAGAACCGAATACCAAGGACAGGGAATAATGGCTGAAGCCGCAAGGAACGTTATTCAATATGCAGCCGATACACTTGGAATAAAAACAATAGATGCATCAACACACAAAGACAACAAAAGTTCAACAACCCTTCTGCAAAAATTAAATTTCAAAAATTTGGAAAGCATTAACCCTGAAAATCCAAATCTGATTTCATTTAGATTAATCAAATTTAAATAA
- a CDS encoding energy transducer TonB, with amino-acid sequence MSSIIFGMLLLLMFFLRFWPPYNPENNAALAGGGGGGVTINFGDSDLGSGRDTKSEALNVQNEAKQTPAKSTPQESILSQENTTEESVVIPQKEKPKKTEVVVKETPKPEAVKPKVSNSTNDALSSILKGSKKGGDGNDNTAGNKGKSNGSLTATGYYGTGGSGGGTGGGNGTGNGIGNGSGYGPGSGGGSGGGTGGGSGYSLGNRKALSKPAPKYTCNESGKVVVEISVDQNGKTISATPGVKGTTNTASCLLDQARIAAMNTKWESDSNAPIKQVGKIIYNFSLN; translated from the coding sequence ATGTCAAGTATTATTTTTGGCATGCTGCTTTTATTAATGTTTTTTTTACGCTTTTGGCCACCATATAATCCGGAAAACAATGCAGCACTTGCTGGCGGAGGAGGCGGAGGCGTTACAATAAATTTTGGCGACAGCGATTTGGGATCAGGCAGAGACACAAAAAGTGAGGCTTTGAATGTTCAAAATGAAGCCAAACAGACTCCTGCAAAAAGCACGCCTCAGGAATCCATTTTATCACAAGAAAATACCACCGAAGAAAGTGTCGTAATTCCGCAGAAAGAGAAACCTAAAAAAACCGAAGTGGTTGTCAAGGAAACTCCTAAACCCGAAGCCGTAAAACCAAAAGTATCCAATTCTACGAATGATGCCTTATCCAGCATACTAAAAGGTTCCAAAAAAGGAGGTGACGGCAACGATAATACTGCCGGCAACAAAGGAAAATCCAACGGAAGTCTGACCGCAACCGGCTACTATGGCACGGGAGGTTCCGGCGGAGGAACAGGTGGCGGTAACGGAACAGGAAACGGTATTGGCAATGGCAGCGGTTACGGTCCTGGAAGCGGAGGCGGTTCTGGCGGAGGTACTGGAGGCGGTTCCGGTTACTCGCTTGGTAACAGAAAAGCGCTATCCAAACCCGCTCCAAAATATACCTGCAACGAATCCGGAAAGGTGGTTGTGGAAATTTCTGTTGATCAAAACGGAAAAACCATAAGTGCAACACCAGGAGTAAAAGGAACAACTAATACGGCAAGCTGTCTTTTAGATCAGGCTCGAATTGCTGCAATGAATACCAAATGGGAATCTGACAGCAATGCCCCAATAAAACAAGTTGGAAAAATTATTTATAACTTCAGTTTGAATTAA
- a CDS encoding family 78 glycoside hydrolase catalytic domain — MKQIKQFLILALFVLSFIKITAANPNAPFNLRSFDKQNPIGTNDKPYFGWYVSDTDKNEIQSAYQIIVSSSLANLKADRGDVWDSKKTSSRKQNYIYLEKAALKAATAYYWKVRSWDKDGNVSAYSNPASFTTGLLNDKDWKAAQWIKRDSKDNDDFTYFRKKVSLPNKTIKKAIVYLSACHSYELYVNGQFVGKGFNNHYPQYSYYNAWDVTALLKKNTENLLACLTHWYGGGQGRAAASRGMILKTIIEYSDGTQTIIGSDKSWKQTQAAQWLLGQPQRGGEGVGRVESVDSRKSIAGWNTAKLDDSNWSSAVEIGAQPTAPWTGILPSDLTRVIEKEIKPKSIQNLGNGKYIIDLGKIYAGSFKINFKERFPEDTIKMLGGFALVDDGTVSPKFNQSTNLAFKYIPSGSNSVFNPNVYFGMRYLQVDNAPNELNQSNVSFISRHFELDSSRSSFETSNEMLNKTWELMKHTLILGAQEDFVDTPTREKGGFLLDSWSQAVPCMSVMYDRTMNMRTLNEFLESQDQYWPDGRLNAVYPNVDGGRDIPDFTQAYLLWVWDYYMQTSNIEFLKSNYSRLKKIADYVDAYKNESTGLIHQLKGGKGPYEFGIIDWPATMRYGYDMTADSRTVIDAYAYEDFNILSKIAEVVGNSADKALYAEKTEAVKKAINTNLINQDGVYIDGIHNDKSVSTHVSQHANILPYALNIVPETNKKQVIEEIKKQKMNIGMVCLRWLPESIGQADEGAHLVDLYTNPEWEGWAKTITKGATATWESWDADTTGQSMSHPWGAVGLLAMQNYILGIKALSPQHEKIQIKPLWFGDKLTYAKGIYPTDKGDVKADWNYTNNNYRLKITVPVNCTAKVYVPKCGKKGTAVKLDNREVAAVEEGNYLYLDNIGSGEHSFER; from the coding sequence ATGAAGCAGATAAAACAATTTTTAATTTTAGCACTTTTTGTTCTTTCGTTTATTAAAATTACAGCAGCAAATCCAAATGCACCTTTTAACTTACGCAGTTTTGACAAACAAAATCCTATTGGTACAAATGATAAGCCTTATTTTGGGTGGTATGTAAGCGATACGGATAAAAACGAAATACAATCGGCTTATCAGATTATTGTTTCTTCCAGTCTCGCTAATCTTAAAGCTGACAGAGGAGATGTCTGGGATAGTAAAAAGACCAGTTCCAGAAAACAAAACTATATTTATTTAGAAAAAGCGGCTCTTAAAGCTGCTACTGCTTATTATTGGAAAGTCCGCAGCTGGGATAAAGACGGAAATGTGAGTGCGTATTCAAATCCTGCTAGTTTTACAACAGGTTTGTTGAATGACAAAGATTGGAAAGCTGCACAATGGATTAAAAGAGATTCAAAAGACAACGATGATTTTACTTATTTCAGAAAAAAAGTGAGTCTTCCCAATAAAACAATTAAGAAAGCGATCGTTTACCTTTCTGCCTGTCACAGTTATGAATTATATGTGAATGGGCAATTTGTTGGCAAAGGATTCAATAATCACTATCCGCAATACAGTTATTACAATGCCTGGGATGTTACTGCATTATTAAAAAAGAATACTGAAAACCTGCTGGCATGTCTCACGCACTGGTACGGAGGCGGGCAGGGGCGTGCAGCGGCAAGCCGAGGCATGATTCTAAAAACGATTATCGAATATAGTGATGGCACACAGACGATTATTGGGTCTGATAAATCCTGGAAACAGACGCAGGCTGCGCAATGGCTTCTTGGCCAGCCGCAACGAGGCGGTGAGGGAGTAGGAAGAGTAGAATCGGTTGACAGCCGAAAAAGTATTGCTGGATGGAATACCGCAAAACTGGATGATTCCAATTGGAGCAGCGCAGTAGAAATTGGCGCACAGCCTACTGCTCCTTGGACAGGTATTTTACCATCCGATTTAACAAGAGTTATTGAAAAAGAAATCAAACCTAAAAGCATACAAAATTTAGGAAATGGAAAATATATTATTGATTTAGGCAAAATATACGCCGGCAGTTTCAAGATAAATTTTAAGGAACGTTTCCCAGAAGATACAATCAAAATGCTAGGAGGATTTGCTCTGGTTGATGACGGAACGGTTTCACCAAAGTTTAACCAATCTACTAATCTGGCCTTTAAATACATTCCGAGCGGCAGTAATTCTGTTTTTAATCCGAATGTTTATTTTGGAATGCGCTACTTACAGGTTGATAATGCACCAAATGAACTGAATCAAAGCAATGTCAGTTTTATCAGCCGTCATTTCGAATTGGATTCTTCTCGTTCTTCATTTGAAACATCGAATGAAATGCTGAATAAAACGTGGGAGTTAATGAAGCATACTTTAATTCTGGGGGCACAGGAAGATTTTGTTGATACGCCGACAAGAGAAAAAGGAGGTTTTTTATTGGACAGCTGGTCACAGGCCGTTCCTTGTATGAGTGTAATGTATGATCGTACGATGAATATGCGTACGCTAAACGAATTTTTAGAATCTCAGGATCAGTATTGGCCTGACGGACGATTAAATGCCGTGTATCCAAATGTTGACGGCGGAAGGGATATTCCCGATTTTACTCAGGCTTATCTTCTGTGGGTTTGGGATTATTATATGCAGACTTCTAATATTGAATTTTTAAAGTCCAATTATTCCCGATTGAAAAAAATAGCCGATTATGTTGATGCTTATAAAAATGAAAGTACAGGATTAATCCATCAGTTAAAAGGCGGAAAAGGGCCTTATGAATTTGGAATTATTGACTGGCCTGCAACCATGCGCTATGGCTACGACATGACTGCAGATTCCAGAACGGTTATTGATGCTTATGCTTATGAGGATTTCAATATTCTCTCAAAAATTGCCGAAGTCGTTGGTAATTCTGCAGATAAAGCACTTTATGCAGAGAAAACCGAAGCTGTTAAAAAAGCAATTAACACAAATCTTATTAATCAGGATGGTGTCTATATTGATGGAATTCACAATGATAAAAGTGTGAGTACTCATGTCTCACAGCATGCAAACATTCTTCCTTATGCGTTAAATATTGTACCCGAAACAAATAAAAAGCAAGTTATAGAAGAAATCAAAAAACAAAAAATGAATATCGGAATGGTTTGTCTGCGCTGGCTGCCGGAATCAATTGGACAGGCTGATGAAGGAGCACATCTGGTTGATTTATATACTAATCCTGAATGGGAAGGCTGGGCAAAAACCATTACAAAGGGAGCTACTGCAACCTGGGAATCCTGGGATGCAGATACAACTGGCCAAAGTATGTCGCATCCATGGGGAGCGGTAGGTCTGCTGGCTATGCAGAATTATATTTTAGGAATAAAAGCCTTAAGCCCGCAGCATGAAAAAATCCAGATAAAACCACTTTGGTTCGGTGACAAACTAACGTATGCCAAAGGAATTTATCCAACGGATAAAGGAGATGTCAAAGCTGACTGGAATTACACAAATAATAATTATCGTTTAAAAATAACTGTTCCTGTCAATTGTACTGCAAAAGTGTACGTGCCAAAATGCGGTAAAAAAGGAACTGCAGTTAAATTGGATAACAGAGAAGTAGCGGCTGTCGAGGAAGGAAATTATCTTTATTTGGACAACATTGGTTCGGGAGAACATTCTTTTGAAAGATAA
- a CDS encoding family 43 glycosylhydrolase has protein sequence MNYKIKSILSLFFLGIYIAGNAQEKEKINAIYSGVPWYDEKGNVVSAHGAGLIKDNGRFYFFGEYKSDTVIDFTGFSCYSSSDLYNWKFEKIVLPVQGSGKLGPGHIGERPKVMKCPKTGEYIMYMHTDDLKYKDQCVGYATSKTINGIYTFQGPLLFNGEPIKKWDMGTFQDTDGSGYVITHSGNLYKLSDDYKSVTEQIVKDMTKHCEAPVIFKKDSIYFWLGSSLTSWERNDNYYFTSNSLKGPWKAHENFAPKNSLTWNSQSTFVFPVVGSKGTTYLFGGDRWAFPRQKSAATYVWQPLLVKNDSISLPDYKENWQINTTTGEWSDLALKGTIIQNSETDKIKYSDNWKKQSSADSFSDNSSDVKGASFSVNFDGTQIGLYGTARPNGGYAQIEIQNHNGKRIQSNLIEMYCKYPESSLKYLSPVLKKGSYKLIVTVVGEHGNWYKKDGTGFGSTGNFVSLDKIIVK, from the coding sequence ATGAATTATAAAATTAAATCAATTCTGTCACTATTCTTTTTAGGAATTTATATAGCTGGAAATGCGCAGGAGAAAGAAAAAATAAATGCCATTTATTCGGGTGTTCCCTGGTATGATGAAAAAGGAAATGTCGTAAGTGCTCATGGTGCCGGACTTATAAAAGATAACGGCCGGTTTTATTTTTTTGGCGAATACAAAAGCGATACAGTTATCGATTTTACAGGTTTTAGCTGTTATTCTTCTTCGGATTTATACAATTGGAAATTTGAGAAAATTGTCCTTCCTGTTCAAGGATCCGGAAAATTAGGGCCAGGCCACATTGGCGAAAGACCCAAAGTGATGAAATGTCCAAAAACAGGCGAGTATATCATGTATATGCATACCGATGACCTGAAGTATAAAGATCAGTGTGTGGGTTATGCTACGTCAAAGACGATCAATGGTATTTATACTTTTCAGGGGCCTTTACTTTTTAACGGAGAACCCATCAAAAAGTGGGATATGGGTACTTTTCAGGATACTGACGGAAGTGGCTACGTTATAACGCATTCTGGTAATTTATATAAACTTAGTGATGATTACAAAAGTGTTACGGAACAGATTGTGAAAGACATGACTAAGCATTGTGAAGCTCCAGTTATTTTCAAAAAAGACAGCATCTATTTTTGGCTGGGTTCTTCTCTGACTTCATGGGAACGAAATGATAATTATTATTTTACGTCAAATTCCTTAAAAGGACCGTGGAAAGCTCATGAGAATTTCGCACCCAAAAATTCATTAACATGGAATTCGCAGTCAACATTTGTATTTCCTGTTGTTGGTTCAAAAGGGACTACCTACTTGTTTGGCGGAGACCGCTGGGCTTTTCCGCGTCAAAAATCGGCGGCGACTTATGTTTGGCAGCCTTTATTGGTAAAAAACGATTCGATTTCTTTGCCTGATTATAAGGAAAATTGGCAGATCAATACCACAACCGGAGAGTGGTCTGATTTAGCTCTGAAAGGGACAATTATTCAAAATTCAGAAACTGATAAAATAAAGTATTCTGATAACTGGAAGAAACAGTCATCGGCAGATTCTTTTTCAGATAACAGTTCTGATGTCAAAGGAGCTTCTTTCTCGGTAAATTTTGACGGAACTCAAATTGGACTTTATGGTACAGCCCGTCCAAACGGCGGTTATGCTCAAATAGAAATTCAGAATCATAATGGAAAAAGAATTCAGTCGAATCTAATTGAAATGTACTGCAAATATCCCGAATCATCTTTAAAATATTTAAGTCCTGTATTGAAAAAAGGCAGTTATAAACTTATTGTAACCGTTGTAGGGGAACATGGCAACTGGTATAAAAAAGACGGAACAGGATTTGGCAGTACAGGAAATTTTGTTTCTTTAGATAAAATAATCGTTAAATGA
- a CDS encoding Glu/Leu/Phe/Val dehydrogenase dimerization domain-containing protein, with amino-acid sequence MKDLLNKFENKAPEIIFNWKDSETEAEGWTVINSLRGGAAGGGTRMRKGLDMNEVLSLAKTMEVKFSVSGPAIGGAKSGINFDPNDPRKKGVLQRWYKAVSPLLKSYYGTGGDLNVDEIHEVIPMTEECGVWHPQEGVFNGHFKPTEADKINRIGQLRQGVIKVIENPKFSPDVTRKYTIADMITGYGVAEAVRHFYNTYGGTVAGKKAIVQGFGNVGSAAAFYLAEMGAKIIGIIDRDGGLINEEGFTFEEIKALFLAKDGNKLVAENMIPFEEINQKIWNIGAEIFTPCAASRLVAQSQIDSLIANGLEVISCGANVPFADAAIFFGPIMEEVDHKVSLIPDFISNCGMARVFAYFMEKKVQMTDEAIFHDTSEIIKNAIEKTHALNPSKTNISATAFEIALKQLV; translated from the coding sequence ATGAAAGATTTGTTAAATAAATTCGAAAATAAAGCTCCTGAAATCATTTTCAACTGGAAAGATTCTGAAACAGAAGCCGAAGGCTGGACAGTAATAAACTCTCTTCGGGGCGGTGCCGCAGGCGGAGGAACCCGTATGAGAAAAGGACTTGACATGAATGAGGTTTTGTCTTTGGCAAAAACCATGGAAGTAAAATTTTCGGTTTCTGGCCCAGCCATTGGCGGAGCAAAATCCGGGATAAATTTTGACCCGAATGATCCCCGCAAAAAAGGCGTTTTACAGCGCTGGTACAAAGCAGTTTCTCCTTTATTAAAAAGTTATTACGGAACAGGCGGTGATTTAAATGTAGACGAAATTCACGAAGTTATTCCCATGACAGAAGAATGTGGTGTCTGGCATCCTCAGGAAGGTGTTTTTAACGGACACTTTAAACCTACCGAAGCCGATAAAATCAATAGAATCGGGCAATTACGCCAAGGTGTGATCAAAGTAATAGAAAACCCAAAATTCTCGCCCGATGTTACCCGAAAATATACAATAGCTGATATGATTACCGGATACGGAGTCGCCGAAGCGGTACGTCATTTTTACAATACCTATGGCGGAACTGTAGCTGGAAAGAAAGCCATTGTACAGGGTTTTGGAAATGTAGGATCAGCCGCTGCATTTTACCTAGCCGAAATGGGAGCCAAAATCATCGGAATTATTGACCGGGACGGCGGATTAATCAATGAAGAAGGTTTTACTTTTGAAGAAATAAAAGCTTTATTCCTTGCCAAAGACGGAAACAAATTAGTAGCCGAGAATATGATTCCGTTTGAAGAAATCAATCAAAAAATATGGAACATTGGTGCCGAAATTTTCACTCCTTGTGCAGCGTCAAGATTAGTTGCACAAAGTCAGATAGATAGTTTAATTGCCAACGGACTCGAAGTAATTTCCTGTGGTGCGAATGTTCCTTTTGCCGACGCGGCAATTTTCTTTGGTCCGATAATGGAAGAAGTGGATCATAAGGTAAGCTTGATTCCTGATTTTATTTCCAATTGCGGTATGGCTCGTGTTTTTGCTTATTTCATGGAAAAGAAAGTACAGATGACAGACGAAGCTATTTTTCATGACACTTCTGAAATCATCAAAAATGCCATTGAAAAAACACATGCTTTGAATCCATCCAAAACAAATATCAGTGCAACCGCTTTTGAAATTGCACTGAAACAATTAGTATAA
- a CDS encoding chalcone isomerase family protein: MTAKKIVLALTLIICALFSSEAIAQKQIVFEGVTIPRTMSFENKTLQLNGAGSRSKMWVEVYIQALYLSQLSQNPKEIINDNTVMSIRIEITSALVSSGKLTRAINAGFEKSAGDTFESFKPRMELLKGFLADDITKGDVYELTYSPADTSIWIIKNGELKGKIPGFDFKKVFFGIWLGDKPVDEELKNSLLGI; the protein is encoded by the coding sequence ATGACTGCTAAAAAAATAGTATTAGCGCTAACTCTTATTATTTGTGCCCTGTTTTCATCAGAAGCTATCGCTCAGAAACAAATTGTGTTTGAAGGAGTAACTATCCCAAGAACAATGAGTTTTGAAAACAAGACTTTACAGCTGAATGGTGCAGGATCCAGATCCAAAATGTGGGTAGAAGTTTATATTCAGGCTTTATATTTAAGCCAGTTGTCCCAAAACCCTAAAGAAATTATCAATGACAATACAGTGATGTCAATCCGGATTGAAATTACCTCAGCTTTAGTTTCATCAGGTAAATTAACTCGGGCGATAAATGCAGGATTTGAAAAATCTGCTGGTGATACATTCGAATCTTTTAAACCAAGAATGGAATTACTCAAAGGTTTCCTAGCTGACGACATTACCAAAGGAGATGTTTACGAACTAACCTATTCTCCTGCAGACACTTCTATCTGGATTATAAAAAATGGTGAACTTAAGGGAAAAATTCCTGGATTTGATTTCAAAAAAGTATTTTTCGGCATATGGTTGGGAGACAAACCAGTCGATGAAGAATTAAAAAACAGTTTATTAGGCATCTAA
- a CDS encoding anhydro-N-acetylmuramic acid kinase, with the protein MKKDYYNVIGVMSGTSLDGVDLAHIQFHIKNEKWAFEILECETISYDLNWISILKTAVDYSEIQLEELNKNYTQLLASIITNFISRHALENLDAVCSHGHTILHQPQNGFTLQIGNLPEIAQLVQQKVVCDFRVQDVQLGGQGAPLVPIGDRILFHEYDYCMNLGGFSNVSFEKNNIRIAFDISAVNTVLNFYASQLGFDYDDKGKISRTGQCNPDLLNELNSLDFYKTPPPKSLGFEFVKEIILPMIERYSISIEDKLHTFTEHVSIQIALALENFETQKNQKRSMLITGGGAYNDFLIERIQFHLPEMQIIIPSAKILEFKEALIFGLLGVLKMREEVNALQSVTGALHDHSSGIIYSC; encoded by the coding sequence ATGAAAAAAGATTACTACAACGTTATAGGAGTGATGTCAGGAACTTCGCTGGATGGGGTCGATTTGGCTCATATTCAATTCCATATAAAAAATGAAAAATGGGCATTTGAAATTCTGGAATGCGAGACTATTTCCTATGATTTGAATTGGATTTCCATTCTAAAAACAGCTGTTGATTATTCCGAAATTCAGCTTGAGGAGCTAAATAAAAATTATACACAGCTGCTCGCTTCAATCATTACAAATTTTATAAGCAGACACGCTCTTGAAAATTTAGATGCAGTCTGCTCTCATGGGCATACTATTCTGCATCAGCCACAAAACGGTTTTACACTTCAAATTGGCAATCTGCCTGAAATTGCGCAATTAGTGCAGCAAAAAGTAGTCTGCGATTTTAGAGTTCAGGATGTTCAATTGGGAGGACAAGGCGCACCTTTAGTTCCTATTGGTGACCGTATCTTATTTCATGAATACGATTACTGCATGAATTTAGGAGGATTTTCGAATGTGTCTTTTGAAAAGAATAACATCCGAATTGCTTTTGATATTTCTGCCGTAAATACCGTGCTTAATTTTTATGCCAGTCAATTAGGATTCGATTATGATGATAAAGGTAAAATTTCTAGAACCGGTCAATGCAATCCTGATCTATTAAATGAATTGAATTCACTGGATTTTTACAAAACACCGCCTCCAAAATCATTGGGATTTGAATTCGTAAAGGAAATTATTCTTCCAATGATTGAACGTTATTCTATTTCTATTGAAGATAAACTGCATACATTTACAGAGCATGTCTCTATTCAAATAGCATTGGCTTTAGAAAATTTTGAAACCCAAAAGAACCAAAAAAGAAGTATGCTGATTACTGGCGGCGGTGCCTATAATGACTTCCTGATTGAAAGAATCCAATTTCATCTTCCCGAAATGCAAATAATTATACCGTCGGCAAAAATTTTAGAATTCAAAGAAGCCCTAATTTTTGGATTATTGGGTGTCTTAAAAATGAGAGAAGAAGTAAATGCACTTCAAAGTGTCACTGGAGCCCTACATGATCATAGCTCTGGAATAATTTACAGCTGTTAA